Proteins encoded in a region of the Nitrospirota bacterium genome:
- a CDS encoding 3-deoxy-D-manno-octulosonic acid transferase: MLVSPIILAVLLAKQRCRRGLLQRLGLKDCLSDPSGLSRQSGQPDRPVIWIHAVSLGEVVAVTPLVKELQRRHPAHRILVSTVTETGREAVEQRLAGVAEHCYAPLDFPWVVSRFIERLHPCLYVFVETELWPNLLWHLRRRGVPTVLVNGRLSTRSFARQQWAPVRSFYRTMLQGISLCLMQSDRDVDRIVALGAAASRVRRTGNIKFDQPIPAVTEGGVTRARLGLQEGEQLFVAGSTHSGEEEMLVECYQALVTHHPSAVLLLAPRHIERAESVEVMVRARGLAVQKGSTIGQAGWLQPAGPRVVVLDSRGELAAIYREAVVAFVGGTLVPIGGHNLLEPAQWAKPVLFGPYTDHCAEIADFLIQAGGGRRVLQAEDLTKQVVALFSDDKGRRRMGQSARQVVEQNQGALQRTLEAIDQLLIPQCR, encoded by the coding sequence ATGCTCGTATCGCCGATCATTCTGGCAGTACTGCTGGCCAAGCAGCGCTGCCGGCGTGGCTTGCTCCAGCGGCTGGGGTTGAAAGATTGTCTATCTGATCCATCTGGTCTATCCCGTCAATCAGGCCAACCAGATAGACCAGTCATCTGGATTCATGCTGTTTCCCTCGGTGAAGTGGTGGCCGTCACACCGCTGGTCAAGGAGCTGCAACGTCGTCATCCGGCACATCGGATTCTGGTCTCGACGGTGACAGAGACCGGAAGGGAAGCTGTGGAGCAACGGTTGGCTGGTGTCGCAGAGCATTGCTATGCTCCGCTCGATTTTCCCTGGGTGGTGTCTCGCTTCATCGAACGATTGCACCCCTGCCTCTATGTGTTCGTCGAGACCGAACTCTGGCCGAACCTCTTATGGCACCTGCGTCGGCGAGGAGTGCCGACGGTTCTTGTGAACGGCCGGCTCTCGACCAGGTCGTTTGCTCGGCAGCAATGGGCGCCTGTGCGATCGTTCTATCGGACGATGTTGCAGGGGATCAGCCTCTGTCTGATGCAATCGGACCGTGATGTCGACCGTATCGTCGCGCTGGGAGCAGCGGCCTCCCGGGTCAGGCGAACAGGGAATATCAAGTTCGATCAGCCGATACCTGCCGTAACAGAGGGTGGAGTGACGAGGGCTCGTCTTGGGCTTCAGGAGGGGGAGCAGCTGTTCGTGGCGGGCAGTACCCATTCTGGAGAAGAAGAGATGCTCGTGGAATGTTATCAGGCGCTCGTGACGCATCATCCCTCGGCCGTCCTGCTCCTGGCCCCTCGACATATCGAACGAGCGGAATCGGTGGAGGTTATGGTGCGGGCGCGTGGGCTCGCCGTGCAGAAAGGCAGTACCATCGGACAGGCCGGCTGGTTGCAGCCTGCCGGCCCGCGTGTAGTGGTGCTCGATTCACGTGGGGAATTAGCAGCGATTTATCGGGAAGCGGTCGTGGCGTTTGTCGGAGGCACACTTGTCCCGATCGGCGGGCACAATTTGCTGGAGCCGGCTCAATGGGCGAAGCCCGTGTTGTTCGGTCCCTATACCGACCATTGTGCAGAAATTGCAGATTTTTTGATTCAGGCGGGAGGGGGACGTCGGGTTCTCCAGGCGGAGGATCTTACGAAACAGGTCGTGGCTCTGTTCTCTGATGACAAGGGACGGAGGCGGATGGGCCAATCAGCGCGGCAGGTGGTTGAGCAGAACCAGGGGGCCTTGCAACGGACGTTGGAGGCGATCGATCAGCTGCTGATACCGCAATGCAGGTAG
- the waaF gene encoding lipopolysaccharide heptosyltransferase II: MPDYRNILLIKPSSLGDIVHAMPTCAAIRKAYPKARLTWLVKRQWAGLVERIDGVDRVWSVEPTLQGWLSQVAPLRAERFDLVVDLQGLFRSAAIGWLSGSPLRLGFANGREGSPLFYSERVTVPQADMHAVDRYLLVAKALGAVGSGTPEFRFRIPQTDEDEVDRLLSRSGVMPGVSWVAMNVSARWRTKRWPAASFAEVADRLQQEGCGTVVMIGGPDERADIAAVKGEMKTPAIDLAGATTVGLLPALLSRASMLITNDSGPMHIAAAVGTPVVALFGPTSEVLTGPYGVGHRVLASGISCRPCLSRTCENPVQLECLTRITPAQVFASAQDLLALHSVQEHP, from the coding sequence ATGCCAGACTATCGTAATATCCTGTTGATTAAGCCAAGCTCATTGGGCGACATCGTACATGCGATGCCGACCTGTGCGGCCATCCGCAAGGCCTACCCCAAGGCTCGTCTGACTTGGCTGGTGAAGCGACAATGGGCCGGTCTCGTCGAGCGGATCGACGGGGTGGATCGAGTCTGGTCGGTGGAACCCACGCTACAAGGGTGGCTTTCCCAGGTGGCCCCTCTTCGTGCCGAGCGGTTTGATCTCGTCGTGGATCTGCAGGGTCTTTTTCGGAGCGCGGCCATCGGGTGGCTTAGCGGATCTCCTCTGCGCCTGGGATTCGCCAATGGGCGGGAGGGGAGTCCCTTGTTCTATTCGGAGCGCGTGACCGTCCCGCAAGCAGACATGCATGCAGTTGATCGCTACCTGCTTGTGGCCAAGGCCCTGGGAGCGGTGGGATCCGGTACGCCGGAGTTCCGGTTTCGTATCCCGCAAACCGATGAAGATGAGGTCGATCGCCTGTTGAGCCGATCCGGTGTGATGCCTGGAGTGAGTTGGGTGGCAATGAATGTTTCCGCTCGATGGCGGACCAAGCGGTGGCCAGCTGCCTCATTTGCCGAAGTTGCTGATCGGCTGCAGCAAGAAGGGTGCGGAACGGTGGTGATGATCGGTGGCCCTGACGAACGAGCAGATATTGCAGCGGTGAAGGGTGAGATGAAGACCCCCGCCATCGATTTGGCCGGAGCGACAACCGTGGGGTTGCTGCCGGCACTTTTGAGCAGGGCATCAATGCTGATTACAAACGATTCAGGCCCCATGCATATCGCGGCGGCGGTCGGGACGCCGGTAGTGGCTCTGTTCGGGCCGACGAGTGAAGTCCTGACCGGTCCCTACGGGGTTGGACATCGCGTATTGGCCAGCGGGATATCCTGCCGCCCCTGCCTGAGCCGGACCTGTGAGAACCCGGTTCAGTTGGAATGTCTCACTCGTATTACTCCTGCGCAGGTCTTCGCCTCGGCGCAAGACCTGTTGGCACTTCATTCGGTGCAGGAACATCCATGA
- the waaF gene encoding lipopolysaccharide heptosyltransferase II yields the protein MEKERIKRILVRGPNWLGDAVMCEPALRGLRSLFPDAQIALLVKPGVADLFAGHPALTRVLTYDTNGRHAGLSGKWALAGQLRRQDFDMAVLFQNAFEAAFLSFLAGVPRRYGYATDARSLLLTDPVAAPDRRTLVHQVRYYWDLLKPLGLTGDPPAPELVVFAEEEQAMAGRFAQGGVTPTDAVVGINPGSTYGGAKRWLPERFAEVTDRLCHTIRLSRGQEVSVVIFGAKGEERLGQEIAENLSSKALVLSGATTIRELMAAVKRCEVLVTNDTGPMHIASALQVPVVAIFGPTDWRTTSPFGSAHAIVRQPVDCAPCLLRECPIDHRCMTRVTVDQVYDETMQLMEPGRVASGERQEAVAPPLAHSPLPLAPLEGVTVFLDRDGTLNYDPGYLSVAAELKLLAGVGPALARLKRAGAKLVVVTNQSGVGRGIFSLKDLEAIHARLEGLLEQEEVALDAIYFCPHHPDDGCRCRKPNIGMVERAQTELQLDLRRSYLIGDHARDIQLAKRVGAKGILLTIDLVDAQALDALQAAEAMPDAVATSMTEAVDWILEDAKTVLR from the coding sequence GTGGAGAAAGAACGCATTAAAAGAATTCTCGTGCGAGGACCTAATTGGCTTGGCGATGCCGTGATGTGTGAGCCGGCATTGCGTGGATTGCGGAGTCTGTTCCCGGACGCGCAAATCGCGCTGTTGGTCAAGCCGGGGGTGGCCGACTTGTTTGCCGGCCATCCAGCCTTGACGCGTGTGCTGACCTACGATACGAACGGCCGGCATGCGGGGCTCTCGGGTAAGTGGGCGCTGGCCGGTCAATTGAGACGGCAGGATTTCGATATGGCCGTATTGTTTCAGAATGCGTTTGAGGCGGCCTTTCTCTCCTTTCTGGCTGGTGTGCCTCGGCGCTATGGCTATGCGACGGATGCACGAAGCCTGTTGCTGACCGATCCAGTCGCGGCGCCGGATCGCCGTACGCTGGTTCATCAAGTCCGTTATTATTGGGATCTCCTGAAGCCGCTGGGCCTCACAGGTGATCCCCCTGCACCGGAACTTGTCGTCTTTGCTGAGGAGGAACAGGCCATGGCGGGCCGATTCGCTCAGGGCGGCGTCACCCCCACCGATGCTGTGGTGGGGATCAATCCTGGTTCGACCTATGGCGGGGCGAAGCGCTGGTTGCCAGAACGATTTGCCGAGGTCACGGACCGGCTCTGTCATACGATTCGTCTGTCTCGTGGACAAGAGGTCAGCGTGGTCATTTTTGGCGCTAAAGGGGAAGAGCGGTTGGGCCAGGAAATTGCGGAGAATCTGTCGTCGAAAGCGTTGGTCTTGTCCGGGGCGACGACCATCCGTGAATTGATGGCGGCGGTGAAACGCTGTGAAGTGCTGGTCACGAACGACACCGGTCCTATGCATATTGCGTCTGCGCTTCAAGTGCCGGTCGTGGCGATTTTTGGGCCGACCGATTGGCGGACCACGTCGCCGTTTGGGAGCGCCCATGCCATTGTGCGGCAACCGGTCGATTGCGCGCCGTGCCTGTTGCGTGAATGTCCCATCGACCATCGATGCATGACCAGGGTGACGGTGGACCAGGTCTATGATGAGACGATGCAACTGATGGAGCCTGGACGAGTGGCGAGTGGCGAGCGGCAAGAGGCAGTGGCTCCTCCCCTGGCCCATAGCCCTTTGCCCCTTGCCCCCTTGGAGGGCGTGACCGTCTTTCTGGATCGAGATGGAACATTGAACTACGATCCTGGCTACCTGAGCGTTGCCGCTGAGTTGAAGTTGTTGGCAGGGGTTGGGCCGGCATTGGCACGGTTGAAACGGGCTGGTGCGAAATTAGTGGTCGTGACGAACCAATCCGGTGTCGGTCGTGGAATCTTTAGCCTCAAGGATTTGGAAGCCATCCATGCCAGATTGGAGGGTCTGTTGGAGCAGGAAGAGGTGGCGCTCGATGCGATCTATTTCTGTCCGCACCATCCTGACGATGGCTGCCGCTGCCGCAAACCGAATATCGGAATGGTGGAACGGGCCCAGACGGAGTTGCAACTCGATCTTCGGCGCTCCTATTTAATCGGCGATCACGCACGCGATATCCAATTGGCGAAGCGGGTAGGCGCCAAGGGGATTCTTCTGACGATCGATCTCGTAGACGCTCAGGCGCTCGATGCCCTGCAAGCAGCAGAGGCGATGCCGGATGCCGTGGCGACGTCCATGACTGAGGCAGTTGACTGGATATTGGAAGACGCAAAGACCGTACTGAGGTAG
- the lpxB gene encoding lipid-A-disaccharide synthase has protein sequence MLIVTGEASGDLHGAHLAKAIMALDPTAELVGIGGAAMRAAGVSLVPGVPQLDVMGLIGLSAIRAMVQRVLAIRRVLKSEAWDLVVLIDNPGLNFHFARVAKAAGRRVMYYIAPQVWAWRPGRMKWIQRRVDHVVVILPFEPELYRRAGVRCTFVGHPLLDAVAPQYDRAALRRKFGLDESARVVGLLPGSRVREVEMLLPVLLDAAAQLHAAEPGIQFILAQASSIHDHLIQSLLQQSPVPVRVAYDQASEVMALSDVLFIASGTATLQAAVVGTPMVLLYKTTPVTYRLARWLINVKWIGLVNLVAGRSVVPELIQDEATAERLCQEVLHLLRDPAAYREMQEGLRQVRQSLGEPGASRRAAEVALSECRR, from the coding sequence ATGTTGATCGTGACAGGCGAAGCGTCAGGTGATCTCCACGGGGCTCATTTAGCGAAAGCGATCATGGCGCTCGACCCGACGGCCGAGTTGGTCGGCATTGGGGGGGCGGCGATGCGCGCAGCAGGCGTGAGCCTCGTGCCGGGCGTGCCACAGTTAGATGTGATGGGATTGATCGGCCTGTCCGCCATTCGGGCCATGGTCCAGCGCGTGTTGGCGATCCGGCGAGTACTGAAGTCAGAGGCCTGGGATTTGGTCGTGCTGATCGATAATCCAGGGTTGAATTTCCATTTCGCCAGAGTGGCTAAGGCCGCCGGTCGGCGTGTGATGTATTATATTGCGCCCCAAGTATGGGCCTGGCGTCCCGGTCGTATGAAGTGGATTCAGCGCCGGGTCGATCATGTCGTCGTCATTCTTCCGTTCGAGCCGGAGCTCTATCGCCGGGCAGGTGTGCGTTGTACCTTCGTCGGCCATCCGCTGCTTGATGCGGTGGCGCCGCAGTACGATCGTGCGGCGCTTCGCAGGAAGTTCGGTCTGGACGAGTCGGCCCGCGTTGTTGGATTGTTGCCGGGGAGTCGAGTGCGCGAAGTCGAGATGCTGCTGCCGGTACTTCTCGATGCGGCGGCGCAACTGCATGCCGCAGAACCGGGGATACAATTTATCCTGGCGCAGGCCTCGTCAATTCACGATCATCTGATTCAGTCGCTGTTACAACAGAGCCCTGTGCCGGTCCGGGTTGCCTACGATCAGGCGAGTGAGGTGATGGCCCTCTCCGATGTGTTGTTTATTGCATCGGGGACCGCCACGCTCCAGGCGGCGGTGGTGGGGACTCCCATGGTGTTACTGTACAAGACCACGCCGGTAACCTATCGCCTGGCGCGTTGGCTGATCAATGTGAAATGGATCGGGCTCGTCAATCTGGTAGCAGGCCGATCGGTCGTGCCGGAATTGATTCAGGATGAGGCGACGGCCGAGCGGTTGTGTCAGGAGGTGCTCCATCTCTTGCGCGATCCGGCGGCCTATCGTGAGATGCAAGAAGGGTTGCGACAGGTTCGGCAATCGTTGGGGGAACCCGGCGCCTCCCGCCGGGCCGCAGAGGTGGCATTGTCTGAATGTCGACGCTAG
- the msbA gene encoding lipid A export permease/ATP-binding protein MsbA, translating to MSTLDRLIRLYLYLKPYRVRLGAAFACSGMVAAFSGAYAWLVKPVLDEIFINKNESLLLVLPLALFTVSVLKSAFNYGQNYLMNYVGNQVITDIRQELFGKLIRLPISYHDVNTSGRLVSRVVNDVSLMANAVAGVLKDIFQQGLTFLAMMGVIFYQNWRLAGLSVIVIPLAVFTMVRMGKRLRALAASGQERMGDMASTLQETLSGIRMVKAYGREETEETRFQQSNRAFLSTTMKAIQVSSLGSSHMEVIGVVGVAAIIWYGGFLVINGSMTPGEFFSFLTAMFMAYTPLRRLSGSNNSIQQALAAAERVFDVLDLKTEQDAERGRLELPRVAQAVTFEGVTFLYESQAVPALNDINLTIRAGEMVALVGSSGSGKTTLVNLIPRFYEPTAGRVLIDGVDIQSYSLRSLRSQMGMVSQDVVLFDDSIRNNIAFGRQDATDEEIVQAARSAYAHDFVERLPQGYQTVVGEKGVKLSGGERQRLAIARAILRDPPLLILDEATSALDTESERVVQLALTNLMKNRTTVVIAHRLSTIQRADRIMVLAKGSIVEVGTHDELLRSGGQYQRLHAMQFQDVPDA from the coding sequence ATGTCGACGCTAGACCGCTTGATACGACTGTATCTGTATCTGAAGCCCTATCGGGTTCGCTTAGGTGCGGCCTTCGCTTGTTCAGGGATGGTGGCGGCTTTCTCCGGCGCTTATGCCTGGCTCGTCAAGCCGGTCCTCGACGAGATCTTCATCAATAAGAACGAAAGTCTTCTGCTGGTCCTGCCTCTGGCGCTCTTCACCGTGTCGGTGCTGAAGAGCGCCTTCAACTACGGGCAAAACTATCTCATGAACTATGTCGGGAATCAGGTGATCACCGATATCCGGCAGGAGTTGTTCGGGAAACTCATTCGCTTACCCATTTCCTACCACGATGTGAATACGTCGGGGCGGCTGGTGTCCCGTGTGGTGAACGACGTGTCGTTGATGGCCAACGCGGTAGCAGGCGTCCTGAAGGATATTTTCCAGCAGGGCCTCACGTTTCTCGCCATGATGGGCGTCATCTTCTATCAGAATTGGCGGCTGGCCGGTCTCTCGGTGATCGTCATCCCCTTGGCCGTCTTCACGATGGTGCGGATGGGGAAACGGCTGCGGGCGCTGGCGGCCAGCGGCCAGGAGCGGATGGGGGATATGGCCTCGACCCTTCAGGAAACGCTGTCCGGTATTCGCATGGTGAAGGCGTATGGGCGGGAAGAGACCGAGGAGACGAGATTTCAACAGAGCAACCGCGCCTTCCTGAGCACGACGATGAAGGCGATCCAAGTTTCGTCCCTCGGGTCGTCGCATATGGAAGTGATCGGTGTGGTGGGCGTTGCGGCGATTATCTGGTATGGCGGATTTCTCGTGATCAATGGCTCCATGACGCCGGGGGAGTTTTTTTCGTTTCTGACAGCGATGTTCATGGCCTATACCCCGCTTCGCCGGTTGTCCGGTTCCAATAATTCGATTCAACAGGCCTTGGCCGCGGCCGAACGGGTATTTGACGTGCTCGATCTCAAGACCGAGCAGGATGCGGAGCGGGGCCGGTTGGAGTTGCCTCGGGTGGCGCAGGCGGTCACGTTTGAGGGCGTGACGTTTCTGTATGAGAGTCAGGCCGTGCCGGCGCTGAATGACATCAACCTGACGATTCGCGCCGGAGAAATGGTGGCGCTTGTCGGCAGCAGTGGCAGTGGAAAGACGACCCTGGTCAATCTGATCCCGCGCTTTTACGAACCGACGGCCGGTCGTGTGCTCATCGATGGAGTCGATATTCAGTCCTACAGCCTGCGCTCGCTGCGTTCGCAGATGGGGATGGTGTCGCAAGATGTGGTCTTGTTCGACGACAGCATTCGGAACAACATCGCGTTTGGGCGGCAGGATGCGACCGATGAAGAGATTGTGCAGGCTGCGCGGTCGGCCTATGCCCACGATTTCGTCGAACGTCTTCCGCAGGGATATCAGACGGTGGTGGGAGAAAAAGGGGTAAAGCTTTCAGGGGGCGAACGGCAGCGTTTGGCCATCGCCCGCGCAATTTTACGCGATCCCCCCCTGCTCATTCTCGATGAAGCCACGTCGGCATTGGACACCGAGTCCGAGCGGGTCGTTCAGCTGGCGCTGACTAACTTGATGAAGAATCGGACGACCGTCGTGATTGCCCATCGGCTGTCCACGATTCAACGGGCCGATCGGATCATGGTCTTGGCCAAGGGCTCGATCGTCGAAGTCGGCACCCACGATGAACTGCTTCGGAGCGGCGGCCAATACCAGCGGCTCCATGCCATGCAATTCCAGGATGTGCCCGATGCGTAA
- a CDS encoding Gfo/Idh/MocA family oxidoreductase, producing MTPLRAGVIGVGHLGQHHARLYASLPGAQLAGVTDQSIERAQAVADRHGSPVFRTIDELLSHVDVVSVAVPTSGHYAVAKACLQAGKHVLVEKPIAVTPTEAEELVQLAKQRGCCLQVGHSERFNPVMALMRPHIGRPVFIECHRLSSFSERGTDVDVVLDLMIHDLDLVLSLNPGPIEEVRAAGVAVMSSSIDIANARIQFQSGCVANLTSSRVSTNKMRRLRLFQRDSYLSIDFQTRLGMVSRRSAKAGEKPTVEVEQVQGGDEEPLKLQLASFLHAASTGTRPVVSGEDGAAAVAAAHQVLQAIEAFAARHEEGAHGIEGVGASSLSRL from the coding sequence ATGACGCCGCTAAGGGCCGGTGTGATCGGCGTCGGACATCTCGGGCAGCACCATGCGCGCCTCTATGCCTCCTTGCCCGGGGCACAACTTGCCGGTGTGACGGATCAATCAATTGAGCGGGCACAGGCGGTGGCAGATCGGCATGGGTCGCCGGTCTTTCGTACGATCGATGAATTGCTCTCGCACGTCGATGTCGTGAGTGTGGCAGTACCCACGTCTGGCCACTATGCCGTCGCCAAAGCCTGTCTGCAGGCAGGCAAACATGTCCTGGTTGAAAAACCCATTGCTGTCACACCAACAGAAGCAGAAGAGTTGGTTCAGCTGGCCAAACAACGAGGCTGTTGCTTACAAGTAGGCCACAGCGAGCGGTTTAATCCGGTGATGGCGCTGATGCGTCCTCATATCGGCCGTCCGGTGTTTATCGAATGTCACCGCCTCAGTAGCTTTAGTGAACGGGGGACGGACGTAGATGTGGTCTTGGACCTGATGATTCACGATTTGGATCTCGTGTTGTCGTTGAATCCTGGTCCCATTGAAGAAGTGCGCGCTGCAGGAGTGGCGGTAATGTCCTCCTCAATCGATATTGCCAATGCCCGTATTCAGTTCCAGAGCGGCTGCGTGGCCAACTTGACCTCCAGCCGTGTGTCGACGAATAAGATGCGGCGGTTGCGTCTCTTTCAGCGGGACAGTTACCTCTCGATCGATTTCCAGACTCGTCTCGGGATGGTCTCTCGACGTAGCGCCAAGGCAGGGGAGAAGCCGACCGTCGAGGTTGAACAGGTACAGGGTGGAGATGAAGAGCCCTTGAAGCTCCAACTTGCTTCGTTTCTGCATGCAGCCAGCACGGGCACGAGGCCGGTGGTGTCCGGTGAGGATGGTGCGGCGGCGGTAGCAGCCGCACATCAAGTGTTGCAGGCCATTGAGGCTTTTGCGGCTCGTCATGAAGAAGGGGCTCACGGAATAGAAGGTGTCGGCGCGTCTTCTTTGTCCCGTCTGTGA
- the lpxK gene encoding tetraacyldisaccharide 4'-kinase — protein MWAAIPYGAVARLRALLYYWGWFAQRRLPVPVVSVGNLTLGGTGKTPVVIQLVEWLLAQGSRVAILSRGYRRTSTDPYLLVSNGEQLLVGPNEAGDEPFLMAQRCPRAIVAVGADRYELGRWVLDRFPVDCLILDDGFQHLGIYRDVNLLLVDATDAAGLAALVPAGRLREPLQAAGRATAIVITRADAQARVTEVCRRLQDVIDPMPDPIQVVFRPERLWSVVSGASQPLSWSKGKTALLCSAVGHAGSFRALVESVGITVLDEVVFIDHHAYTRQDVEQLRARATELQAELVVTTEKDACKLAVLLQPTDPWWAVRLATDVTVGEDQLRQAVLGKLKVEG, from the coding sequence TTGTGGGCTGCAATCCCATACGGGGCCGTTGCGCGGCTGCGCGCGCTCCTGTACTACTGGGGCTGGTTTGCACAGCGAAGATTACCGGTTCCCGTGGTGAGTGTCGGGAATCTCACGCTGGGTGGGACCGGCAAAACGCCGGTGGTCATTCAGCTGGTCGAATGGCTCCTGGCGCAGGGGAGCAGGGTGGCGATTCTCAGCCGGGGCTATCGAAGGACCAGTACGGATCCGTATCTGCTCGTATCGAATGGCGAGCAGCTGCTGGTCGGTCCGAACGAGGCAGGCGATGAGCCATTCTTGATGGCGCAACGTTGCCCCAGGGCGATCGTGGCTGTCGGCGCGGATCGCTACGAACTCGGGCGCTGGGTCTTGGATCGATTTCCGGTCGATTGTCTGATCCTCGACGATGGATTTCAGCATCTGGGGATATATCGCGACGTGAACCTCTTATTGGTCGATGCGACGGATGCAGCGGGACTGGCGGCTCTAGTGCCGGCCGGTCGACTCCGGGAGCCGCTTCAGGCGGCCGGACGGGCGACGGCGATTGTGATCACAAGAGCGGATGCGCAGGCGCGGGTGACCGAGGTGTGCCGGCGGCTGCAGGACGTGATCGATCCGATGCCAGACCCGATCCAGGTGGTATTTCGTCCGGAGCGTCTCTGGTCGGTGGTCAGCGGCGCATCGCAGCCGCTCTCCTGGTCTAAGGGAAAGACCGCGTTGCTCTGTAGTGCGGTGGGACATGCGGGATCCTTTCGTGCGCTTGTCGAGTCGGTCGGGATCACGGTGCTCGACGAAGTGGTATTTATCGATCACCATGCCTATACGAGACAGGACGTCGAGCAGCTTCGAGCGAGAGCGACAGAGCTTCAGGCGGAACTCGTGGTGACGACGGAGAAAGATGCCTGCAAGCTGGCTGTGTTGCTCCAACCCACCGATCCCTGGTGGGCTGTCCGATTGGCCACGGACGTGACCGTCGGGGAAGATCAACTGCGGCAGGCAGTGCTTGGAAAGCTGAAGGTCGAAGGCTGA
- a CDS encoding glycosyltransferase, which translates to MKIFISESSTAVGGQELAVLLHAEGLIKRGHELQLILEPGSPIYAMALAKGLPVRQVPMKRSQYPSAIRTFRRMFQSEQPAILQVNSSRDSWIGSIAAKLVSVRPKVIRIRHISTPLNRNLTTRLLYRWLVDMVVVTGGERTRRGLIDRDGLAADRVAAFPIGLDVAHFHPAPADPDLRPELGLPNEQLLVGLISYLRTYKGHEYFIEAARQIAAKRDDVTFIIVGEGPEEQPIRKLIEQLGLTSRIRMLGFRDDLLNVFRSLDVFVIPSVEGDTIPQVLMQALAMGLPVVSTTVGSIPDVVIEGETGFVVPPRDAPALADRTQVLLADALLRARMGVKGRTLVEQSYSIDKMLDRMETVYRGLAQSRQA; encoded by the coding sequence ATGAAAATTTTCATTTCTGAATCCAGCACCGCCGTTGGGGGACAGGAGCTTGCTGTTCTGCTCCATGCGGAGGGGTTGATCAAGCGAGGGCATGAGCTCCAATTGATCCTTGAGCCTGGGAGTCCCATCTACGCGATGGCCTTGGCGAAGGGGCTGCCGGTCCGGCAGGTCCCGATGAAGCGGTCGCAATATCCCTCCGCCATCCGTACGTTCAGGCGCATGTTTCAGTCTGAGCAGCCGGCAATACTCCAAGTCAACAGCTCGCGGGACAGTTGGATTGGAAGTATCGCCGCCAAGCTCGTGAGCGTGAGGCCGAAAGTCATTCGTATTCGCCACATCTCCACCCCGCTGAACAGGAATCTGACGACGCGTCTACTCTATCGCTGGTTGGTCGATATGGTGGTTGTGACGGGAGGGGAACGGACCAGGCGAGGGCTCATCGATCGAGACGGGCTGGCCGCCGATCGGGTCGCCGCTTTTCCGATCGGTCTCGATGTGGCACATTTTCATCCTGCCCCGGCCGATCCCGACCTCCGGCCGGAATTGGGTCTGCCCAATGAGCAGCTCCTGGTCGGCTTGATTTCGTACCTGAGAACGTACAAAGGGCATGAATATTTTATCGAAGCGGCCAGGCAGATCGCGGCGAAGCGCGATGACGTCACGTTCATCATTGTGGGGGAAGGTCCGGAAGAGCAGCCGATTCGCAAGCTTATTGAGCAGCTCGGCCTGACCTCACGGATCAGAATGCTGGGATTCCGCGACGATTTGTTGAACGTGTTTCGCTCGCTGGACGTCTTTGTCATCCCGTCAGTGGAAGGGGATACCATTCCTCAAGTGCTCATGCAGGCGCTGGCGATGGGGCTACCAGTGGTTTCAACGACAGTCGGTTCGATTCCTGACGTCGTCATTGAGGGGGAGACCGGGTTTGTCGTTCCTCCGCGCGATGCACCGGCGCTCGCCGATCGCACGCAGGTCTTACTGGCCGATGCTTTGCTTCGAGCCCGTATGGGAGTGAAAGGCCGGACATTGGTCGAGCAATCGTATTCGATCGACAAAATGCTGGACCGGATGGAAACGGTGTATCGCGGCCTGGCGCAGTCCCGGCAGGCCTAG
- a CDS encoding DUF374 domain-containing protein → MSDARRTGAGVKKRIETWVKLSLLPPVGASIIRGLTGSMRMESQGHEQVDALYREGRHIILAFWHAQQLMVPIGYRGTGANVLISQHQDGEIIARIISRFGHRAVRGSSTRGGALALRELIRLGRSGADLVVTPDGPKGPRQVAKLGVVQLAKATGLPIVPLAFSCSKKNSSRAGIGSWSHSHGLGASTCGALPSWCRETPMSRRWKRHAWSLKRF, encoded by the coding sequence ATGAGTGATGCGCGTAGAACGGGAGCCGGCGTGAAGAAGCGAATCGAGACATGGGTCAAGCTCTCTCTGCTCCCTCCCGTCGGAGCGTCGATCATTCGCGGACTGACCGGGTCGATGCGAATGGAGTCGCAGGGCCACGAACAAGTGGATGCCTTGTATCGTGAGGGGCGGCATATCATTCTTGCGTTTTGGCATGCGCAGCAGCTCATGGTCCCGATCGGCTATCGTGGAACAGGCGCCAACGTCTTGATCAGCCAGCACCAGGATGGTGAGATCATCGCACGCATCATCTCGCGATTCGGGCATCGGGCGGTGCGTGGATCGAGCACTAGGGGTGGGGCGCTGGCGTTGCGAGAATTGATTCGCCTCGGGCGATCGGGTGCGGACCTTGTCGTGACTCCCGATGGACCCAAGGGGCCTCGCCAGGTTGCCAAGCTTGGAGTGGTGCAGTTGGCGAAGGCCACCGGGCTTCCGATTGTGCCGTTAGCCTTTAGCTGCTCAAAAAAAAACTCTTCGCGAGCTGGGATCGGTTCATGGTCCCATTCCCATGGTCTCGGGGCCTCTACCTGTGGGGCGCTCCCATCTTGGTGCCGCGAGACTCCGATGAGCAGGCGTTGGAAGCGGCACGCCTGGAGCTTGAAACGGTTCTGA